Genomic segment of Streptomyces sp. NBC_01210:
CCCCAGCCCATGCCCTCGAGGAACAACCCGGCGGACTCTCGCTCGGACGGGGTCAGGTGATTGGCAGTCATCTGCCGCACCGACTGGGGCGTGAGCAGCCGGCGGCCGCCCGCCGTCCCTTCGGCGAGCAGCATCCGGCCGAAGGCGAGCCAGTCGTCGGCGGTCGAGACCAGACCGCCGGCGCCGCTCGGGAACACCGGCGGGCTGCTCCACTGCCCGTCGGCGGCGTCCACCAGCTCGAGACCGCCCTCGGGATCGGTCCGGTAGTAGCCGGTGAACCGGTCGAGCTTGGCCGCCGGTACCGCGAATGCCGTGTCGGCCATCCCGAGCGGCTCGAACAGCCGCTCGGCCAGGAACTCGGGCAGCGGTCGTCCCGTGACCCTGGCGATCAGCACGCCCTGAAGGTCGGAGCTGATGTTGTACAGCCAACCGTCGCCCGGCTGGTGCAGCAGCGGAATACGGGACAGCGCCGCCATCCACTCGTCCGGCGCGGGGACGGTCTGTGGCTGCGGAGGTCCCTGCTTCAGCTCGCTGAACAGGGGCGCGACCGCGGGCAGCGAGAAGTCGGACGGGAATCCGTACCCGGCACGGGAGCTGAGCAGGTGGAACACGGTGATCGGCCGGACCGCCGGGACAACGTCGTCCACCGGCCCGGCCGGCGTACGGACG
This window contains:
- a CDS encoding serine hydrolase domain-containing protein — encoded protein: MTDLRDTLETHVSKGSVPGAVGLVARGDRVEVQAVGSVDVEGTAPMARDSIFRIASITKPIVAAAVMMLVEDGRIALDDPVGQWLPELASPSVVRTPAGPVDDVVPAVRPITVFHLLSSRAGYGFPSDFSLPAVAPLFSELKQGPPQPQTVPAPDEWMAALSRIPLLHQPGDGWLYNISSDLQGVLIARVTGRPLPEFLAERLFEPLGMADTAFAVPAAKLDRFTGYYRTDPEGGLELVDAADGQWSSPPVFPSGAGGLVSTADDWLAFGRMLLAEGTAGGRRLLTPQSVRQMTANHLTPSERESAGLFLEGMGWGFGGAVDIEAVEPWSVPGRYGWVGGTGTTAHITPSTGGVTIMLSQLQLGGPSFPALMRDFWRYAADV